The Colletotrichum higginsianum IMI 349063 chromosome 2, whole genome shotgun sequence genome has a segment encoding these proteins:
- a CDS encoding ThiF family protein, with product MEEQTQHQENPAQETAAPSDNTPATAPETVVPHHPLPDTSNGFGPSMQAAPMNQVLPEALQEVIPGGMPTGDLPPNMLPGMFQAAQMFMPELLQQQGAQVYDQSGVLQGLPVAAAPAISADEIALYDRQIRLWGMKAQEKIRNANILLITMKALANEIAKNLVLAGIGSLTILDGAAVSESDLGSQFFLSEEENHVGQNRAQAAAAAIQKLNPRVQVHVDAEGIKSKGTSYFSAFDIVIATDLDPDSLNIINTATRLHQRSFYAAGTHGMYGFIFSDLIEHDYVIERDLGNVATKLAPETRTRSVVAVNTKKEGGKTIEVVTKRELYSTWYLASDGATLPEEYAKSARRKKAVSPVISCLRALWDFQVLNSGRLPSHTKEDLGLFTKLATAKHAQLGLPSETLRSEVLRSFLQNIGSEMAPITAILGGQLAQDVINVLGQTQQPIQNMVIFDGNSMEASVLPLHPVGELGRGLLSLAAPGGLVQNGGGMVPGDPSMMMSMDGAMDFNNHILTQ from the exons ATGGAGGAGCAAACACAACATCAGGAGAATCCGGCGCAGGAGACTGCCGCACCCAGCGACAACACCCCTGCCACAGCGCCGGAAACCGTCGTCCCTCACCATCCTCTACCCGATACCTCCAACGGCTTCGGACCCAGCATGCAAGCCGCGCCCATGAACCAGGTGCTTCCTGAAGCCCTACAGGAGGTCATCCCCGGAGGCATGCCCACTGGAGATCTGCCCCCCAACATGCTTCCGGGAATGTTCCAGGCGGCCCAGATGTTCATGCCGGAGCTTTTACAACAACAAGGTGCACAAGTGTATGACCAAAGCGGCGTTCTTCAAGGTCTTCCTGTTGCCGCTGCTCCGGCCATAAGCGCAG ATGAGATTGCGCTCTATGACCGTCAGATCCGCCTTTGGGGCATGAAGGCCCAGGAGAAGATCCGCAACGCAAACATCCTCCTCATCACCATGAAGGCACTCGCGAACGAAATTGCCAAgaacctcgtcctcgccggtATCGGATCCCTGAccatcctcgacggcgctgccgtCTCGGAATCGGACCTGGGCTCGCAGTTCTTCCTCTCTGAAGAGGAGAACCACGTCGGTCAAAACCGCGCAcaagccgcagccgccgccattCAGAAACTCAACCCCCGTGTGCAGGTGcacgtcgatgccgagggaATCAAGTCCAAGGGCACGAGCTACTTCTCTGCCTtcgacatcgtcatcgccaccgaCCTGGACCCCGACTCCCtcaacatcatcaacaccGCCACCCGCCTGCACCAGAGATCGTTTTACGCCGCCGGCACGCATGGCATGTACGGCTTCATTTTTTCCGACCTGATCGAGCACGACTACGTCATCGAGAGAGACCTCGGCAATGTCGCGACAAAGCTGGCGCCCGAGACGAGAACCCGgagcgtcgtcgccgtcaacacaAAAAAGGAGGGCGGCAAGACGATCGAGGTGGTGACGAAGCGTGAGCTCTACTCGACATGGTATCTCGCCAGTGACGGTGCTACCCTGCCCGAGGAGTACGCAAAGAGCGCGAGGAGAAAGAAGGCGGTCAGCCCCGTCATCTCCTGCCTACGGGCACTATGGGATTTCCAAGTCCTCAACAGCGGCCGGCTCCCTAGCCACACCAAGGAGGACCTCGGGCTGTTCACGAAGCTCGCCACGGCCAAGCACGCCCAGCTGGGCCTTCCGTCCGAGACTCTTCGCTCCGAGGTTCTGCGTAGCTTCCTACAGAACATCGGCAGTGAGATGGCCCCCATCAccgccatcctcggcggccagctgGCGCAGGATGTCATCAACGTCCTCGGCCAGACCCAGCAGCCCATCCAGAATATGGTCATCTTCGATGGTAACAGCATGGAGGCATCGGTTCTCCCGCTGCACCCCGTCGGCGAACTGGGCCGTGGCCTGCTGTCActcgccgcccccggcggcctcgtccagaACGGAGGAGGCATGGTTCCCGGCGACCCCAGCATGATGATGAGTATGGACGGCGCCATGGACTTCAACAACCATATCCTTACACAGTAG